A genomic stretch from Pochonia chlamydosporia 170 chromosome 4, whole genome shotgun sequence includes:
- a CDS encoding ATPase, F0 complex, subunit C, DCCD-binding site (similar to Metarhizium robertsii ARSEF 23 XP_007820965.1), whose translation MASRVFASRLATQMATKAARPAIRAPVAAASKRTITGSASPLQTLKRQQATTLLQATSRNAFQVQRRAYSSEIAQAMVEVSKNLGMGSAAIGLTGAGIGIGLVFAALLNGVARNPALRGQLFSYAILGFAFVEAIGLFDLMVALMAKFT comes from the exons atGGCCTCCCGTGTCTTTGCTTCCCGTCTGGCTACCCAGATGGCCACCAAGGCTGCTCGCCCTGCCATCCGAGCCCCCGTTGCCGCTGCTTCCAAGCGCACCATCACTG GCTCTGCCAGCCCTCTCCAGACCCTCAAGCGCCAGCAGGCCACCACCCTCCTGCAGGCCACTTCACGAAATGCCTTCCAGGTTCAGCGCCGCGCCTACTCTTCTGAGATCGCCCAGGCCATGGTTGAGGTCTCCAAGAACTTGGGTATGGGCTCTGCCGCCATTGGTCTGACTGGTGCTGGTATCGGTATCGGTCTCGTCTTCGCCGCCCTCCTGAACGGTGTTGCCCGCAACCCTGCTCTCCGTGGCCAGCTTTTCTCCTATGCCATTTTGGGATTCGCTTTCGTCGAAGCCATTGGTCTTTTCGATCTCATGGTTGCCCTTATGGCCAAGTTC ACTTAA